A region of the Candidatus Uhrbacteria bacterium genome:
GAGACAGCACGGAAGATCAGGCTCCACGCCAACAACAAGCTCAACACGCCAAAGATGCCGAGAAATAGCCAAAGGAGACGGTTCCGATCGTCCATAGATTACAAGTCAAAGCGAATCAGCCGTCCGCTGATTTGATCGGTGAAGATTGCGGAGCGGCCATCTGGCGTAACGCTCATGTTTTGCACGGCGGCACCGCCTTGTGGCTGACCAAGGTTGATCTTTTCTCCCGTAGCCAAATTGATTTTCCAAATTTCGTCTGGGTTGTTCTGAAATATTTCTCGCTGGAGTCCGGCACCCTGTCCCAATCGAGTTGGTACGCCACAAATAAGCGTTTGCTCGCCCTGCCACGTGCACTTGTCTGCCCACGTGTTGATCTGGAGGTTTATGCGGTTAGCATTAATAGAATCGCCGGCGGCGCCGCTGACCCAAAGTGTTGGAAGGTAGTTATTTGCGCTGGTATGCACGGAGTACAAGAGGTTTTGACCGGAAGGAGCCCAGTTGGGAATAAATCCGCGGCCTTCTACGACCAAGCCTTTGAAGTTTTCTTGATTTTGACCAAGCAAAATAATCTGCTGACGATCAAGACCGAGCGGTTCCCCTGTAAAGGAATAGGCGACAATTTGATTATTTGGCGACCAGCTGGAATGGACTTTGTTTTGATTCTCCCCAAGGCTTTCAATTGGACGAGCATTGGTTCCATCAGGATTTGAGACAACGAGAAAGCGATTATCCTCATTGTTGCCTACGCTTTTGGCGACGATACGGTCATCGTCTGGAGAAAATTGAAAATCTTCCCAGTGTTTTGGAAGCGTCACCTGACGATCGTTGGAGAAATCATAGAGAATGTTGGAACCGTCCGGATAGTTGATGATCGCTTTGTCCGAAGAGTTGCCCCAGGCGACGGTATCGACATTGAAAAATGTTTGATTGCTCATGGGAACAGACTCGCCGCTTGTTGAGATGCGATAAAAACGTCCGTCTTCCGGATTGTAGCCACGGATTTGGCCGTTTTGTGAAACCGAGACAGAGCGTGTCGGGGTCGAGCGGAGGACTTGGGTGCGGGGAGCGGTGGGGATTCCTGTTGGAATAGAAGGCACGAATGGCGTGCCTGGTTGAACCGGCAAACCACCGGGACCGGTCGGAGTCGTCGTAGCAACTTGGGGACCGCCCGTACCTGCCGAAGGCAAGGTACCGCCAGGCTGAATGGTACCCGTAGGCGGTGTCACGACCGCTCCTGGTGGACGGAAGAATACCCAATAAATACCGAAGGCGATTCCAATAACAACCAGAAAAAAGCCTACGATCAAAAGGACACGTTGCAAGCGTTCGTTCATAGAACGATTATAGCACGAATGGGCTTTGGATCAGAACAAATCGATCAGTTCAGATAAGCCAAAGGATACACTCGAAACAGCCCCTGTAACCGAGGCAATAAATATAATCACTCCCATGATCGCCGAAAGAACGGCTAAGCAGACCAGAATATCGAAACAAAGGATAACGCCGCACTCATAGGGATATCCGGCGCGTGGCGTAAACGGTAGGTCTCTTTTAAAAACCGTGAGTATGAGTCGGATATTCAAGTGCGCGACCGTGAGCAAAATACCAACAACATCCGCCGCACCGTGAACGGTGTCGAATGCGTCAACGAGGTTAGAAAACGTCTTTTTTGCCGTTTGAATTTTTTGCTTCTGACTCTCTGCTTGGTCAGCAGCGATTTGGCCGTTTTTCTGATTCTGCTGTTGTTGACCCTGCCGTTGGATGGCCTGAGCCGTGGCTTGCTGCAAAGCTGCGGCACGGGCTATTTCCTGTTGAGAGGGGCCCACGGGCGGACGAGGCCGCTCGGCTGGTGTCGAGATTGTTGCAGACTCACTTGAAGGCCTGTTTTCGATACCGGAATCAAAGCGCTCTGTCTGACGCGGCTCAGTCGACAAACTCTGATTGATCTCCGACATTCGTGAACGACCTTCTTCTTCACGAGCGCCGTAGATGTCAGCTGGCTCGTCTTCTTCATCATCAGCACCGGCGGCGTAGGTCTGGGTTTGGGCTTGCGGCGTGTCGAGTGGTCCGGAAAAGGGCGCAAGTCCTCCTTCTGTGGCAAGCGCTTCTTCAGACGAGTCGCTGAGCGTGCTGTCTTCATAAGCCTGTTGACCAGCGCCGCGATCATAGGCTTGATCGGCGTTGAAATCAGCTGCACGACGAGCTTGGCCGCCAAGCGTCGACAAGCTTCCGCCAAGCGGGCGGAGCGGTTTTGGCGAGCGAATGGCCGGATTTGCCGCGGATGCGGTTGGACGAGTCGGGATTCCGGGAGCGTAGGCTCTCGGTCGAGCAACTCTTGGGGGAGTAGGGAGCGCGGCTGAAGCGGCAGCGGCACCGCCTTGTTGCATTCGCGGAGCAACAGATGGCAGCCTCGGCAATAAACGCTGAACCGCAAGAACTTTTGCTTCTGGAATTTCACCGCTCTTATCAGGGACAAGTTCTTCGACGGCTTTTACAATCAATGCTGCCTTATTGTTTTCGTTAATGGCCGTGACTTGAATGTCGGTTTGCTGATCGAGCAAGGATCGGCGCTCGCTTTGCGCCTGAACCATCTGCTGCTCGTAGACTACGGCCTGACCGCCATCGCCACCTGCCAACGATTGACGAGATCGCTGCTGTAAATCGTTAATGCGATTGGAGACGTCGGAAATCTGATTAGATAATTCCTGGATTTGGTTTTGACGATTCGCCGCAGAATTTGCGTAAGTCGCCAATACATTTTGTGCAGCCGCGATGGCAGCGTTTGCTCCGGTATTTGTCGCCGGAATTGTTGCGGCGACGGCAGCTACAGCGGCGACGGCTCCCTGCGCGACTGCGCCCGATGCAGCACGGGACTGTTGAAGCGCCTCGCGCGTTGCACGAATTGAGGTCTGCGATGAGGAGGGGATGGTCGCTGTCGTTTCAATCGTGGCCTCGACATCCAGCGGAGCGGTAACCGCCGGAATCGCAACATCAACATCGGTTAGGGCGATGGATTGGCCACTCGATGATAGGTACTCGATTTGCGAAGGCTGTATGGACGAAAGCGTCGTTTCCAGCTGACGCAACACTTTTCCATCCGTATCGACGGACAAAGAAACCGTACGCTGACCAGGCGGATCCTGAATCGTAATACGACCCTGCTCAAACGCGCGCTGAATTTGAGCGGTTTTATCTTGATCGATTTCTCCGCCTTGATCCTGAATGATGCGCGGCTCTTTTGAAGCGGATCTTGATCTTGCGCGAGAGGTAGATGGGGTCGCGAGAGGATTTCTTGAAAGATTCTGCGTGCTGCGCAGCATCTCCCCGGATTTCATCCAGCGAGGACCCTCGGCGTCGCTAACGAGAACTTCATCGCTCTGTGCATCGTAGCCGATGACTTGAGCGGATTTTCCATCGAGAGCAACACTTTTACCAAAGTAGCCGCTTACGGCTTTGGAAAGATTCTTTTTGGTTTTGCGACCGGAAGCCAAATCACTTTCACGCTGGGCATCGAGAAGCGTTTTATATTGCTCGTAGGGGATTTGGATGTTTTCAACGGTATCGCCGGATCGACGGACAGCACGGACGGTATTTCGCAAGCTGTCGTAGCCGATAATGGTGACGTTGCGCGTGGCTTTTGGACCAACGGTTAAAAACGTCCCAAAAGAGACGTCCTTACCGGGTTGGTCTGCCTCTGATGAATCATCGCTTTGCGGCGTTTCATCGATTGGCTCCTCATCCGGAAGCGGCTGTACTTCTGCAGCATCCGCCATGTGCGGATTCTATCACGGGCGGGGGACATTGACATTTCGGGTTTCTCATGACAGTTTCCTTTGGCACATTTGGAGGCGATATGAAGACGCTCATACTTGTCCGACACTGTCAGAGCGACTGGAACGCAATCAAGCGTCTAAGCGGCCAGGACGACACGGCGCGACTAAACGAGGAGGGGAAAGGTCAGGCTATCAAGCTCGGGATGCAGTTGCTTGCAGCCACGTCGGAGTTCTCACACATTGTGTGTTCGGATCTCGAGCGTGCGCAGCAGACAGCGCATTTTCTCCGTGAAGCACTCAATGTACCGATCCTGACCGAACCCCGCTTCCGCGAGGTCCATCTCGGCAGTCTTGACGGCAAGACTCGCGAAGAGATTCTGTCGACAGATCGAGGCAGAGAGTTGCTCGACTCGCTACATAGGGCGTATGACTTCCGCGAATTCGGCGGCGAGTGTAGCGACACGGTGCTGGATCGGCACCTGAAAGCTGTCGAGGAGGCGCTAAAAAGCTGTCCGGATGGCTGCACAATGGTTGTGGTCGGACATGGCAGCTCGCTGCGGACACTGCTCCGACACTATCACCCCGATCGCGATCTACACGCACAAGGCGGTTACGACTCCGTTCTCATCTGAATAAGCCCGGTCCGATATATTTCGGACCGGGCTTGCTCGTTACGATACTTTTATTGTGTTCTTGGTTACCTTCAACGTTCCTTTTTTCTTGTTTGGATGCTCGATCAGCATTTCCGACAAAAGCGACATCACTTCACGCTCGACGATGCGCCGTGCGGCTCGAGCTCCTTCATCAGTCGAGAATTCGCGCTTCATGAGCCAGTCGAGGACGTCGTTGCCAGCGGAAAGCGCGACATCCTGAGCCTCTTTCACACGGCTCAAAATAATATCCAGTTCGCGTCGGACAATATTGCGCAAGGTTTCCGACTCAAGCGGTTTGAAGACAACGATGCGATCGAGACGATTCAAAAGCTCGGGGCGGAATCGCTCTTTGAGCTGGGTGCGGACGAGGGATTCAAATCCGTCGGTAGAATCGCCAAAGCCGAGGGAAGAACGATTTAAATACTCTGCGCCGACATTGGAAGTGAGCACGATGTAGGCATGGCGGAAGGGGATATGGCGGCCTGTTCCGTCCGTGATTTTTCCATCTTCAAGCGCCTGCAAGAGCAGATGCTGGACATCAGGATGAGCTTTTTCGAATTCATCGAACAAGAGAACCGCGTGCGGATGTTTGCGGATCGTATCGGCGAGGCGGTTGCCTTCACGGAAGCCAACATAACCAGCCGGAGAACCGAGTAACTTGGAAACAGAGTGACCTTCTGCAAATTCCGACATGTCGAGCTTCACTAAGGGCGTCTTCACGGCCAAACAACTCATGCGCGAGCGCTTTTGCGAGTTCGGTCTTACCGGTTCCGGAAGGACCGACGAACAAGAAGCTGGCACGCGGACGTTTTGGATCACTCAAACCGAGACGGGATTTGCGTACCGTTTCAGCCACTTCTTTTACAACATGATTCTGGCCAAAGATTTTTTTGGCGAGATTACCTTCCATTCCGCGCAGCTGCTCGCGCTCGGCCTTGATGACTGATTCGTATGGAACGCGGGCAAGACGAGCAACGATACGCGCTACGTGCTCAACGGTTACAGTCGGACGATCTTGTTTGCGCGTTTCTGCCATCGATTTTTCAATACGGCGCTTTTCTGCAAGCAAGCGCTCTTCATTCTCAAGCGCTTGGGAAGCATCCGGCAGAGAACCGTCG
Encoded here:
- a CDS encoding ATP-dependent Clp protease ATP-binding subunit, with the protein product MKTPLVKLDMSEFAEGHSVSKLLGSPAGYVGFREGNRLADTIRKHPHAVLLFDEFEKAHPDVQHLLLQALEDGKITDGTGRHIPFRHAYIVLTSNVGAEYLNRSSLGFGDSTDGFESLVRTQLKERFRPELLNRLDRIVVFKPLESETLRNIVRRELDIILSRVKEAQDVALSAGNDVLDWLMKREFSTDEGARAARRIVEREVMSLLSEMLIEHPNKKKGTLKVTKNTIKVS
- a CDS encoding histidine phosphatase family protein yields the protein MKTLILVRHCQSDWNAIKRLSGQDDTARLNEEGKGQAIKLGMQLLAATSEFSHIVCSDLERAQQTAHFLREALNVPILTEPRFREVHLGSLDGKTREEILSTDRGRELLDSLHRAYDFREFGGECSDTVLDRHLKAVEEALKSCPDGCTMVVVGHGSSLRTLLRHYHPDRDLHAQGGYDSVLI